The DNA segment CAAGACAACAGTTCAGTCTAAACAGGAGACCTTTATTCACTGCCGTCACAGAATAAACATCAATGCTACTGTCAGCAAAAGCACCAAAGCAGTCAGCGTTCCTCAGGACCTTCACCATCAGCAgtctaataataacaacacacatTACCAACACTAAGTACTAATTCTGActaataactataataacacGCATGTTGCATCCCAGGTTTCATTAAAGAAACTAAGCAGGTCAGAAATTACTTGGACACTTGTTCTTTCGCCATTGAGTTTTACTGTGATCTTTTTATTTGCCACCACATGGTCCGTCTGATAGGAGATGATGATGTAGAGCTTTAGTCCACTTCATATCTGTGATCGTTCTCCAGTCTGGTCTCACGCTGTGCGCACCTCCTTGAGTCCTGCGTCCACATCACCGTCTCTATTAagagtgttttctttgtgtgaagGTCAACAAACAGGGTCTTCAGAAGATCAGAACAGTAAGTGAATCCATGCAAAGGTGATGCATCAGAGATTTTGTGAGATCAATCCGATTTAAAACCCCAATCCGAAGAAGACAGCAGCTCAGCTTAAAAACAGGACTCACAGATCAAATGTGATCACTCACATTCTACTGTCAGACTGGCATCGTATCTTCAAccaggtttggttttttttggctgtgCCTTGATGATTTTCTCCCAAGGTCTCACTTTTGTGGAGGGCAGATTAAAACACGAGTCCCAAAACTAGTTTACAAACTTTGACCAAGTCTTCTTGCACATGTTTGTAAGTAATTAGCATCAAAAAGCAGTTGTGTAGTATCTTTTGCTCAAAGCGCTGATGTGACGACAGTTCAATTTTTCTAAATCGTGTTGAATTAGTAGTAGTCCTCCTGTCCTTCAAAGCCAGCCTGGACAATTTCTTTAATCCTCTCAGTCTCCTGGGGTGGGGCAGCAGGAAGAACGGCCTTCAGTTCACACTCGATTTTCTCCATTCTTGCATCGGTCTTCCTCTCAAAGTCTTTTTTGTTCTTGATCACCAGCTGCAGAATACCTCTCTGGCGTCCTGGCAGGACTGCTGCAGCATGGCGCGCTCTTGATGGAACTCAGGTCTGTCCTTATCCATGGCCATGAGCCTGCCCAGGCTGCTCACTCTGTCCATCAGGTACTTGCTGGACACCTCAGTGTACGTCCCTGAGATCATGTGGACCAGGCTGGCAACGTTGGAGGCTTGGAAGGCTTGGTTGTACAGGAGGTCTTTTGTGAAGAGCTTGTCGTTGTAAGAAAGTTTCTTTGAGTCATCACATGTAGTAACAAAGTTTTTCAGGGTCTTGCTGAGGCTGGTTTTGACAATGTTGGAGACCATCTGGAAGAAGCGAACCATCTTCTCCCATTGCTCTTTGACCCTGCCCATGGCGTCCAGACCCTTGACCAGCATTTTGATGGTGGTGTCAAAGTCAATCTCTTTGATGTTGCATTTTTGCATCTCACACAGAATCTCAGTCAGTTCCCTTTCAttcttctccatgttctccacacTCTTTTGATAGGAGTCACGCGTATGTTTGAGTTGTTCTCTGCTCAGCTCAATCTTGTAACGAGCATTTTCAGAAGCTCTCTGACCAGATGATGTGTGTTCTGAGTCGTTCTCCGTCTTGTACATCATTGGTGGTTTGGGGGTCAGAGCAGGAGTACCTGAAATTTTCTTGCTGTTGGAGTCAAAAGCAAGTGAATCTTCATGCAACTGTGTAATTTTCGTattctgctctgtggttttttcATCATTCCACTTGTGTTCTGGAGAATACATGTTCATCTCTTCACAAATGTTGATGCCATGCTCACAGATGGACAGTGCTCTGTCACATAGTTTCTCCTCTGGTAACGTTTTCAGTTCCCCAGTGATCCTTTTAAATTGCTTTTCAATCCAGTTAGCCTTGGTACACGTTTTATGTTTCTGATCGTACAGGTCCTTCCAGtctatttctccatttttgacGAACCCTTTTAGAAGCCCTGCCAGTTTCAGAATCTCCTCAGATTTGCTGCAGACTCTTATTTGTGCAATCTCATCAACCTTTGTATCACTGTCATTTAGGGTTGCGGGTGATCCACCTGCTCCACCAGATGAGTTACTTGTTCTGGAAACGAATCCATTCAGTATTCCTGTTACTGCTGAGGAGATTCCTTCCACAAAATCCATGGCGATCATCTCCCACCCGGTGGGAATGGAATTCATGGCGCTGTTGAATGCATCTTGTGCTCCTTCCATCTCCTTTTCCAAGTCCTCCATTGCTTTCTTGGACCGTTCATTCAGCTGCCTGGctgtcttctctttcattttagtttCCTCTAGCTTCATCTTCACCTTTTCGAGCTCTTCTCCATAGAAATGTTTAGCATTGACGCAGGCCTCTAGCAGCTCCTGGATTAAGCAGATGACATCAAGGTACTTCTTTTCAACACCTTCTGCCAATATCACGCACTCCTCTGCTATGTCACGGATGTTGTCCAGCTGGTTTGGCAGAAGAGTTTTGACCACATCATCACTGGCGTTAAAGAGAACATTGACTGCCGCCTTCATGTAATCAGGAACTGTTCCCGTGTGAATACGGATTTGATCCATGTTCTTGTGGGCCTCATTAAAAGCCTGCCAGCCTGAGTTACACACTTGCATCAGACAGGCTCTGAAGGAGTTTGGGTACTTGATGTACTTGAAACCTCCTTCTGGGCGGTTCTCATTGATGGAGAAATCTTCACAGGAGGAGATGAACACCAACTCCCCCATTATAGC comes from the Takifugu rubripes chromosome 7, fTakRub1.2, whole genome shotgun sequence genome and includes:
- the LOC101063921 gene encoding LOW QUALITY PROTEIN: uncharacterized protein (The sequence of the model RefSeq protein was modified relative to this genomic sequence to represent the inferred CDS: inserted 1 base in 1 codon); this translates as MANQIVKTTQSLTTAAEMRETTKMLMQPNANWEEYLTPAPLSIAIMGELVFISSCEDFSINENRPEGGFKYIKYPNSFRACLMQVCNSGWQAFNEAHKNMDQIRIHTGTVPDYMKAAVNVLFNASDDVVKTLLPNQLDNIRDIAEECVILAEGVEKKYLDVICLIQELLEACVNAKHFYGEELEKVKMKLEETKMKEKTARQLNERSKKAMEDLEKEMEGAQDAFNSAMNSIPTGWEMIAMDFVEGISSAVTGILNGFVSRTSNSSGGAGGSPATLNDSDTKVDEIAQIRVCSKSEEILKLAGLLKGFVKNGEIDWKDLYDQKHKTCTKANWIEKQFKRITGELKTLPEEKLCDRALSICEHGINICEEMNMYSPEHKWNDEKTTEQNTKITQLHEDSLAFDSNSKKISGTPALTPKPPMMYKTENDSEHTSSGQRASENARYKIELSREQLKHTRDSYQKSVENMEKNERELTEILCEMQKCNIKEIDFDTTIKMLVKGLDAMGRVKEQWEKMVRFFQMVSNIVKTSLSKTLKNFVTTCDDSKKLSYNDKLFTKDLLYNQAFQASNVASLVHMISGTYTEVSSKYLMDRVSSLGRLMAMDKDRPEFHQERAMLQQSCQDAXRGILQLVIKNKKDFERKTDARMEKIECELKAVLPAAPPQETERIKEIVQAGFEGQEDYY